From a single Miscanthus floridulus cultivar M001 chromosome 8, ASM1932011v1, whole genome shotgun sequence genomic region:
- the LOC136473944 gene encoding uncharacterized protein — MPTSPSRPTPPPSAVATPRRSRRLLQAGKPNHHHSPSPSLLQAPTSPFSFFPPTSPSPFHRFLPSPLRASAVPFSWEHRPGIPKTPARNRSNSKGNNSKALPLPLPPSLLARSCAGGSDPYASVVPAEYAAAMDPPSNRWRVRVRRTRRRSPSRLGDALAEWLSMPSLYRSCKRAAACFAAKAKSPAA, encoded by the coding sequence ATGCCCACCTCACCGTCGCGCCCCACGCCGCCGCCCTCCGCCGTAGCCACGCCTCGCCGCAGCCGGCGCCTCCTCCAGGCAGGGAAACCCAACCACCACCACTCGCCGTCGCCGTCCCTGCTGCAGGCGCCGACCTCCCCGTTCTCCTTCTTCCCGCCGACGTCGCCGTCGCCGTTCCACCGGTTCCTCCCCTCCCCGCTGCGCGCCTCCGCCGTGCCCTTCTCGTGGGAGCACCGCCCGGGCATCCCCAAGACGCCCGCCCGGAACCGCTCCAACTCCAAGGGCAACAACAGCAAggcgctcccgctcccgctcccgccgtCGCTGCTCGCCCGCTCCTGCGCCGGCGGCTCCGACCCCTACGCCTCCGTCGTCCCGGCCGAGTACGCCGCCGCCATGGACCCGCCGTCGAACCGCTGGAGGGTGCGTGTGCGCCGGACCCGGCGCCGGTCGCCCAGCAGGCTCGGCGACGCCCTCGCCGAGTGGCTGTCCATGCCCAGCCTCTACCGCTCCTGCAAGCGCGCCGCCGCCTGCTTCGCCGCAAAGGCCAAGTCGCCGGCGGCCTGA
- the LOC136470140 gene encoding uncharacterized protein, with protein MDSYRWSLDCCSEEVLAQARRSPVSADVAPVSADVVPHARPRSTLAAHTVSASLVVSDSDEVLQDSDEVLQDSDAVLPDSDEVLQDSDAVLPDSVEEVPDSIEELPDSDELLPNSIEVQLEYDAVLPDSDQLDETTI; from the exons ATGGATTCCTACCGGTGGAGCCTCGATTGCTGCTCGGAGGAGGTGCTCGCACAAGCTCGACGCTCGCCAGTCTCCGCGGACGTCGCGCCGGTCTCCGCGGACGTCGTGCCACACGCTCGCCCACGGTCGACGCTCGCCGCGCACACCGTCTCAGCCTCGCTGGTGGTGTCGGACTCCGACGAGGTGCTGCAGGACTCCGACGAGGTGCTGCAGGACTCCGACGCAGTGCTGCCGGACTCCGACGAGGTGCTGCAGGACTCCGACGCGGTGCTGCCGGACTCCGTCGAGGAGGTGCCGGACTCCATCGAGGAGCTGCCCGACTCCGACGAGCTGCTGCCGAACTCCATCGAGGTGCAGCTGGAGTACGATGCGGTGCTGCCGGACTCCGACCAGCTGGACGAG ACTACGATATGA